Proteins found in one Rahnella aquatilis CIP 78.65 = ATCC 33071 genomic segment:
- the pqqB gene encoding pyrroloquinoline quinone biosynthesis protein PqqB, whose amino-acid sequence MQIIVLGSAAGGGFPQWNCNCSNCQGVRNGTMKTSPRTQSSIAVSDNGTDWVLCNASPDICHQIAATPELIKQDVLRGTSIGSIILTDSQIDHCTGLLNLREGCPHQVWCTPEVHEDLTTGFPIFTMLSHWNGGLQHHAIRPENRFSVAVCPNLTFTAIPLLSNAPPYSKYRGKPLPGHNIALFIEDTKTGTSLLYAPGLGEPDDELLKWLHKADCLLIDGTLWQDNELATTGVGRNTGKDMGHLALAEEQGLIALLSSLPAKRKILIHINNTNPILNESSAERQALTQQNIEVSRDGMRIEL is encoded by the coding sequence ATGCAGATTATCGTACTTGGTTCCGCGGCAGGCGGCGGCTTCCCGCAGTGGAACTGCAATTGCAGCAACTGTCAGGGTGTGCGTAATGGCACCATGAAAACGTCCCCCCGCACGCAATCTTCGATTGCCGTCAGCGACAATGGCACCGACTGGGTGCTGTGTAACGCCTCGCCGGATATTTGCCACCAGATTGCCGCCACGCCGGAACTGATAAAACAAGACGTTTTACGCGGCACCTCCATTGGTTCCATTATCCTGACCGACAGCCAGATTGATCACTGCACCGGCCTGCTGAATTTGCGTGAAGGCTGTCCGCATCAGGTGTGGTGTACGCCGGAAGTCCACGAAGACCTCACCACCGGTTTCCCGATTTTCACCATGCTTTCTCACTGGAATGGCGGCCTGCAACACCACGCTATCAGGCCGGAGAACCGCTTCTCCGTTGCCGTCTGCCCGAATCTTACATTCACTGCCATTCCGCTGCTGAGCAACGCGCCACCGTATTCGAAATACCGCGGCAAACCGCTCCCCGGCCACAATATCGCACTCTTTATTGAAGACACAAAAACCGGCACCTCGCTGCTGTACGCACCGGGTCTGGGCGAACCGGACGATGAACTGCTGAAATGGCTGCATAAAGCCGATTGCCTGCTGATTGACGGCACGCTGTGGCAGGACAACGAGCTGGCGACCACCGGCGTCGGCCGCAATACCGGCAAAGACATGGGCCATCTGGCGCTTGCCGAAGAACAAGGGCTGATCGCCCTGCTGTCGTCACTTCCGGCAAAACGCAAAATTCTCATCCATATTAATAATACCAACCCGATCCTCAATGAATCCTCTGCCGAGCGGCAGGCGCTGACGCAACAAAACATCGAAGTCAGCCGGGACGGGATGCGCATCGAACTGTAG
- the pqqA gene encoding pyrroloquinoline quinone precursor peptide PqqA — protein sequence MWTKPSFEDLRLGLEVTLYISNR from the coding sequence ATGTGGACTAAACCTTCATTCGAAGACCTGCGTTTAGGCTTAGAAGTGACACTGTACATTTCTAACCGCTAA
- a CDS encoding dipeptidase, which translates to MNTIPHPPVFDGHNDLLLRLWLHDAADPAALFLDGSLEGHLDFRRCRLGGFAGGLFAIFVPPASYMPQLKPDSPAEPHDAFAITQAQISLLERLETQSAGRAKICRTVGEIEACITQNVLAMVMHIEGAEALGDDFSRLERWYEKGLRSIGPLWNLPNQFGTGVKGDFPGSPDTGDGLTPAGLGLLHECNRKRILFDVSHMNEKAFWQTAKFSDAPLVATHSNVHALCPQPRNLTDKQLAAIAESNGFVGVNFGTAFLRADGKRNGDTPITEIVKHLDNLVGKLGEENVGFGSDFDGINVPDTLGDVAGLPLLLQAMSDAGYGDALIEKIAYRNWLKVLKQTWGE; encoded by the coding sequence ATGAACACCATCCCTCATCCCCCTGTCTTTGATGGTCATAACGACCTGTTACTCCGCCTGTGGCTGCATGATGCAGCAGATCCTGCTGCCTTGTTTCTTGATGGCTCACTGGAAGGACATCTCGATTTCAGGCGCTGTCGTCTGGGTGGTTTCGCAGGTGGGTTATTTGCCATTTTCGTACCACCTGCTTCATATATGCCACAACTGAAGCCCGATTCACCTGCGGAACCTCATGACGCTTTTGCCATTACTCAGGCACAGATTTCACTGCTGGAACGCCTTGAAACGCAGTCCGCCGGGCGGGCAAAAATCTGCCGGACGGTCGGTGAAATTGAAGCGTGTATTACACAGAATGTGCTGGCGATGGTGATGCATATCGAAGGGGCGGAAGCACTCGGCGATGATTTCTCGCGGCTGGAGCGCTGGTATGAAAAGGGGCTGCGCAGCATCGGCCCGTTATGGAACTTACCCAACCAGTTTGGTACCGGCGTTAAGGGCGATTTCCCGGGATCACCGGATACCGGAGATGGCCTGACGCCCGCCGGGCTTGGATTGCTGCATGAATGTAACCGGAAAAGGATTCTGTTCGATGTCTCGCACATGAACGAAAAAGCCTTCTGGCAGACGGCAAAATTCAGCGATGCGCCGCTGGTAGCCACCCATTCAAATGTGCACGCGTTATGTCCGCAACCGCGTAATCTGACCGATAAACAACTGGCTGCCATTGCCGAAAGCAACGGCTTCGTTGGCGTTAATTTCGGCACGGCTTTTCTGCGGGCGGATGGAAAACGCAACGGCGACACCCCTATCACCGAAATTGTTAAACATCTTGATAACCTTGTTGGTAAACTGGGGGAAGAAAATGTCGGTTTTGGTTCGGATTTCGACGGTATCAATGTGCCGGATACGCTCGGTGATGTCGCCGGATTACCGTTGCTGCTTCAGGCTATGTCTGATGCGGGATACGGCGATGCATTGATCGAAAAAATCGCGTACCGCAACTGGCTGAAAGTATTAAAGCAAACCTGGGGTGAATAG
- the fhuE gene encoding ferric-rhodotorulic acid/ferric-coprogen receptor FhuE, whose protein sequence is MCVFSGNCAVRNNKQNIDNNSGKKLSLSVIALLMSSSLHSAYAAETTAKKTAGDTVVVTGGNNSTSATDTAATDYSVPVTTAGTKMTLTARDIPQSVSIISKQRMQDQQLQSLGDVLRNTTGIQESVSDLDRRTYYARGFLIDNYMVDNIPTTFDPRWDLGDSQSDTAIYDRIEVVRGATGLMTGPGNPSASVNQVRKHADSKEFTGNVSATYGSWNKQRYVADLSTPLNASGSVRGRLVTGYQDKNSYVERYGATKKFVYATVDADLTDSTLLSAGYEFQQTNTDSPTWGGMPRWYLDGSKTDYRRGFNSAPDWAYSDKETTKLFTTLKQSFDNGWQATLNGTHTESHIDSKMMYIDGTFDKTTGVGESAYAGYPVVAGTGYNTGKRKVDGVDAFASGPYELFGRQHELMTGVSYSKQQNTYYSSFANISTEELGNFNDFNGQFPETDWAPRTLAEENVIRQKSAYVATRLSLADPLHLIVGARYTNWNSHTLTDQIEKNNITPYAGLVFDINDTWSTYASYTSVFQPQTYRDINGGYLSPVIGKNYEAGVKSDWFNSRLTASVSIFRAELDNVAQSTGRVIPGTTDTAYEGKNGTVSRGVEFEVNGALTDNWQMTFGGTRYIAEDENGDAVNPQLPRTQLKLFSSYRLPMLQDLTVGGGVNWQTHVWDTVPGPSGNGTRYAEQGSYALVNLFSRYQVTRQLAVQANVNNLFDKEYDTSVNQYVVYGEPRNVSVTASYSF, encoded by the coding sequence ATGTGTGTCTTTTCAGGGAATTGCGCTGTCAGGAACAATAAACAAAACATTGATAATAATTCAGGAAAGAAACTTTCACTTTCAGTGATCGCGTTGTTAATGTCGTCGTCATTGCATTCTGCTTATGCCGCAGAAACAACGGCTAAAAAAACGGCGGGCGATACCGTTGTGGTGACCGGCGGGAACAATAGCACCTCCGCAACGGATACCGCCGCCACCGATTACAGTGTTCCGGTCACCACCGCAGGCACAAAAATGACCCTGACGGCGCGCGATATTCCGCAGTCCGTCAGTATCATCAGCAAGCAGCGCATGCAGGATCAGCAGTTACAATCTTTGGGTGATGTGCTGAGAAACACCACCGGTATTCAGGAAAGCGTCTCGGACCTTGACCGTCGCACTTATTACGCCCGTGGCTTTCTGATCGACAACTACATGGTCGATAACATTCCGACCACCTTCGATCCACGCTGGGATCTGGGCGATTCGCAATCTGACACGGCGATTTATGACCGTATCGAAGTCGTGCGCGGCGCAACCGGCCTGATGACAGGACCAGGCAACCCGTCGGCCTCCGTCAACCAGGTGCGTAAACACGCCGACAGCAAAGAATTCACCGGCAATGTTTCGGCTACTTACGGCAGCTGGAATAAACAACGTTATGTGGCCGATTTATCGACGCCGCTCAACGCATCCGGCAGCGTGCGTGGCCGTCTGGTCACCGGTTATCAGGATAAAAACAGCTACGTTGAGCGTTACGGCGCAACCAAAAAATTCGTTTACGCCACCGTCGATGCCGACCTCACCGATTCCACCCTGCTGTCCGCAGGCTACGAATTCCAGCAAACCAACACCGACAGCCCGACCTGGGGCGGTATGCCGCGCTGGTATCTGGACGGCAGCAAAACCGATTATCGTCGCGGCTTTAACTCCGCCCCGGACTGGGCATACAGCGATAAAGAAACCACCAAACTCTTCACCACCCTGAAGCAGTCGTTCGATAACGGCTGGCAGGCCACCCTGAACGGCACGCATACCGAATCCCATATTGACAGTAAGATGATGTATATCGACGGGACATTCGATAAAACCACCGGCGTGGGGGAATCCGCTTATGCCGGTTATCCGGTCGTCGCCGGTACCGGCTATAACACCGGTAAACGAAAAGTCGATGGCGTGGACGCCTTCGCCAGCGGTCCGTACGAACTGTTTGGCCGTCAGCATGAACTGATGACCGGGGTGAGCTACAGCAAACAGCAGAACACGTATTACAGTTCATTTGCCAATATCTCAACCGAAGAACTGGGCAACTTTAACGATTTCAACGGACAATTCCCTGAAACCGACTGGGCCCCGCGCACGCTGGCGGAAGAAAATGTTATTCGTCAGAAATCGGCTTACGTCGCGACGCGTCTTTCGCTGGCCGACCCGCTGCACCTGATCGTTGGCGCACGTTACACCAACTGGAATTCGCACACGCTCACCGATCAGATCGAGAAGAACAACATCACGCCGTACGCGGGTCTGGTGTTTGACATCAACGATACCTGGTCGACTTATGCGAGCTATACGTCAGTGTTCCAGCCACAGACTTACCGCGATATCAACGGCGGGTATCTGTCACCGGTCATCGGCAAAAACTACGAAGCGGGCGTGAAATCCGACTGGTTCAACAGCCGTCTGACGGCTTCCGTGTCCATCTTCCGCGCGGAACTGGATAACGTCGCGCAAAGTACTGGCCGCGTTATTCCGGGCACGACCGATACCGCTTACGAAGGTAAAAATGGCACCGTCAGCCGTGGCGTAGAATTTGAAGTGAACGGCGCACTGACCGATAACTGGCAGATGACGTTCGGCGGCACCCGTTACATTGCAGAAGATGAAAATGGCGATGCGGTGAACCCGCAACTGCCGCGCACCCAGTTGAAACTGTTCTCAAGCTACCGTCTGCCGATGTTGCAGGATCTGACCGTCGGCGGTGGCGTGAACTGGCAGACACATGTCTGGGATACGGTTCCTGGCCCAAGCGGCAACGGTACGCGCTATGCCGAGCAAGGCAGTTATGCGCTGGTTAACCTGTTCAGCCGTTATCAGGTCACCCGACAACTGGCGGTGCAGGCCAACGTCAACAACCTGTTTGACAAAGAATATGACACCAGTGTGAACCAGTATGTGGTTTACGGTGAACCGAGAAATGTGTCGGTGACGGCGAGCTATAGTTTCTGA
- a CDS encoding homocysteine S-methyltransferase family protein, producing MISNIKILDGGMGRELARMGAPFRQPEWSALALMQAPEFVRAAHDAFIAAGSQVITTNSYAVVPFHVGEEIFAEQGAALIALSGKLAREAAEAAPAAVQVAGSLPPVLGSYRPDLFEPVAAKKLLQVLVDNLTDSVDVWLAETQSSVAEVEAVRDVLGDDPRPLWLSFTLQDNPDDQGNALLRSGESVGDAVSAALRVSAAAVLFNCSRPEVMATAVKTARAALTTQGSQLDIGVYANAFEPSDNKRGANEGLSKMRQDTDPAGYLDFAKDWVAQGATLVGGCCGIGPEHIAALKQAFAK from the coding sequence ATGATCAGTAACATTAAAATCCTTGATGGTGGCATGGGCCGCGAACTGGCCCGGATGGGGGCTCCTTTTCGCCAGCCTGAATGGTCTGCGCTGGCGCTGATGCAGGCGCCGGAATTTGTGCGGGCCGCTCACGATGCTTTTATTGCTGCCGGTTCTCAGGTCATCACCACCAACAGTTACGCCGTTGTGCCGTTCCACGTGGGTGAAGAGATTTTTGCGGAGCAGGGCGCTGCGCTGATTGCGCTCTCCGGCAAGCTGGCTCGTGAGGCGGCGGAGGCGGCACCGGCTGCCGTGCAGGTCGCGGGTTCGCTCCCTCCGGTTCTCGGATCTTATCGCCCGGATCTGTTCGAGCCGGTGGCGGCCAAAAAATTACTGCAAGTGCTGGTGGATAATCTGACGGACAGTGTCGATGTCTGGCTGGCGGAGACGCAAAGCTCTGTCGCAGAAGTCGAAGCGGTGCGCGATGTGCTGGGCGATGACCCGCGTCCGCTGTGGCTGTCTTTCACCTTGCAGGATAATCCCGACGATCAGGGTAATGCGCTGCTGCGCTCCGGTGAATCCGTTGGCGATGCGGTCAGTGCGGCGCTGCGGGTTTCTGCGGCGGCGGTGCTGTTCAATTGCAGCCGCCCTGAGGTGATGGCGACGGCGGTGAAAACTGCACGAGCGGCGCTGACGACGCAGGGATCTCAGCTTGATATCGGCGTTTATGCCAATGCGTTCGAGCCTTCCGATAATAAACGCGGCGCCAATGAAGGGTTGAGCAAAATGCGTCAGGACACCGATCCTGCCGGTTATCTTGATTTCGCGAAAGACTGGGTAGCGCAGGGTGCGACCCTGGTCGGCGGTTGTTGCGGGATCGGGCCGGAACATATTGCCGCGCTGAAACAGGCCTTCGCCAAATAA
- a CDS encoding ABC transporter substrate-binding protein, with amino-acid sequence MDRRSFIKSAGALSVAAATHSLWLGNAFAAEAEKPKKGGHLVVGVDNASSTDRLDPAFWFETYMYFVGSQMFNNLVEIDENARLAPSLAEAWASTDGSKTWVLKIRQGVQFHDGRSLGAKDVVYSLNHHRGEKSTSPVKGYLDTVSSIEATGDHEVTIKLTAPDVEFVWLLSAVHFAITAENENFDKGIGTGAFILEKFQPGVSTLTKHNPNYWNSERGHVDSVETLAMNDSTARVAALVSGSAQLINRVNPRIVSRIERMPNLKLVRAKDSMIYTFPGLSNLAPFDNVDGRLALKYAIDRQKIIDTVLGGYASVANDNPIFPSNRYFAKDIPQRPYDPEKAQFHWKKSGFSGPLTLNVADAGFPGAVDAGQLYQQSAAKAGINLNVVRVPDDAFWNDIWQKKAFVSSNWANRPTADALLSLVFTSQSSWNESAWHVPAFDAMVKAARGEADEARRKQIYHDIQVMLVDQGSEIIPLYADALDGCSAKIKGFTSVPGMPLSGNRAAEKVWIEG; translated from the coding sequence ATTGATCGTCGTTCGTTTATTAAAAGTGCGGGGGCACTTTCCGTTGCTGCGGCTACCCATTCTCTGTGGCTGGGCAATGCCTTTGCTGCGGAGGCAGAAAAACCGAAAAAAGGCGGCCATCTGGTCGTCGGCGTGGACAATGCCTCCAGCACCGACCGTCTGGATCCGGCATTCTGGTTCGAAACTTACATGTATTTCGTCGGTTCTCAGATGTTTAACAATCTGGTGGAAATCGACGAAAACGCCAGACTGGCACCGTCACTGGCTGAAGCCTGGGCCTCCACCGATGGCAGCAAAACCTGGGTGCTGAAAATTCGCCAGGGCGTACAGTTCCACGATGGCCGCTCGCTGGGCGCGAAAGATGTGGTGTATTCCCTGAATCACCATCGTGGTGAGAAATCCACCTCGCCGGTGAAAGGGTATCTGGATACCGTCAGTTCAATTGAAGCCACCGGCGACCATGAAGTCACGATTAAACTCACCGCGCCGGACGTTGAATTTGTCTGGCTGCTGAGCGCCGTGCATTTCGCCATTACCGCTGAAAATGAAAACTTTGATAAAGGCATCGGCACCGGCGCATTTATCCTTGAGAAATTCCAGCCGGGCGTGTCCACGCTGACCAAACATAATCCGAACTACTGGAACAGCGAACGCGGGCATGTCGATTCTGTCGAAACGCTGGCGATGAACGATTCAACGGCCCGCGTGGCAGCACTGGTCAGTGGTTCGGCGCAACTGATTAACCGTGTGAATCCGCGCATTGTCAGCCGCATCGAACGTATGCCGAACCTGAAACTGGTACGGGCGAAAGACAGCATGATTTACACCTTCCCCGGGCTGTCAAATCTGGCACCGTTCGATAATGTTGATGGCCGTCTGGCGCTGAAATACGCCATCGATCGTCAGAAAATTATCGACACCGTGCTTGGCGGTTACGCCAGCGTGGCGAACGACAACCCGATTTTCCCGTCGAACCGTTATTTTGCAAAAGATATCCCGCAGCGTCCGTACGATCCTGAAAAAGCGCAGTTCCACTGGAAGAAATCCGGTTTCAGCGGTCCGCTGACGCTGAATGTCGCCGATGCCGGTTTCCCTGGCGCGGTCGATGCCGGTCAGCTTTATCAGCAATCTGCCGCCAAAGCCGGCATTAACCTGAATGTGGTGCGCGTGCCCGACGATGCGTTCTGGAATGATATCTGGCAGAAGAAAGCCTTTGTGTCGTCGAACTGGGCGAACCGTCCGACCGCTGATGCGCTGCTTTCTCTGGTGTTCACCAGCCAGTCTTCATGGAATGAATCGGCGTGGCACGTACCGGCATTCGATGCGATGGTCAAAGCCGCACGCGGTGAAGCAGACGAGGCACGCCGCAAACAGATTTATCATGACATTCAGGTAATGCTGGTTGATCAGGGAAGCGAAATCATCCCGCTGTATGCCGATGCACTCGACGGTTGTTCCGCCAAAATCAAGGGGTTCACTTCCGTTCCGGGGATGCCGCTCAGTGGTAACCGTGCGGCAGAGAAAGTCTGGATTGAAGGCTGA
- a CDS encoding ABC transporter permease, with protein sequence MVLVRLFYGVLVVLAVSMLIFAGVQLLPGNAATAILGQSATPDAIRELNLQLGLDKPAVSRYLSWLFGVLHGDFGTSFSTREAISGPLFTRLGNTLFLAGCTAAIAVPLALLIGFISVRYHGSVIDTLLNAITRATVALPEFFSGYLLILIFAITLAWAPSNSSITADMPLTAKLSAISLPCATLVLAILGHMSNMTRVALIAAQSSAYVDTALLKGLSPSRILWRHVLPNAVGPIINVVAINLAYLMVGVVIVENVFVYPGLGQYMVDSISKRDIPVMQDCALLLAGIYILLNLLADVMALVANPRLRHNR encoded by the coding sequence ATGGTGCTGGTGCGGCTGTTCTATGGCGTGCTGGTGGTGCTGGCGGTTTCCATGCTGATTTTTGCCGGTGTGCAGCTGCTGCCGGGCAATGCGGCGACGGCGATCCTCGGTCAGAGCGCCACGCCGGATGCCATTCGCGAACTGAATCTCCAGCTTGGGCTGGATAAACCGGCGGTCAGCCGCTATCTGAGCTGGTTGTTTGGCGTGCTGCACGGTGATTTTGGCACCAGTTTTTCTACCCGTGAAGCCATCAGCGGCCCGCTGTTTACCCGTCTGGGTAATACGCTGTTTCTGGCCGGATGCACCGCCGCGATTGCGGTTCCTCTGGCGCTGCTGATCGGGTTTATTTCCGTGCGTTATCACGGCAGCGTCATTGATACGCTGCTCAACGCCATCACCCGCGCCACGGTGGCGCTGCCGGAATTTTTCTCCGGTTATTTGCTGATCCTGATATTTGCCATCACGCTGGCGTGGGCACCAAGCAACAGCAGTATCACTGCGGATATGCCGCTGACCGCCAAACTCTCCGCCATTTCCCTGCCGTGCGCCACGCTGGTACTGGCGATCCTCGGCCATATGAGCAACATGACCCGCGTCGCGCTGATAGCCGCGCAAAGTTCGGCGTATGTGGATACCGCGTTGCTCAAAGGGCTGTCGCCGTCGCGTATTTTATGGCGTCACGTATTGCCCAATGCTGTGGGGCCGATCATCAACGTCGTGGCGATCAATCTGGCCTATCTGATGGTCGGTGTGGTGATTGTCGAGAACGTATTTGTTTATCCGGGACTCGGGCAGTACATGGTCGACAGCATCAGCAAACGCGATATTCCGGTGATGCAGGATTGCGCGCTGTTGCTGGCAGGTATTTATATCCTGCTGAATTTGCTGGCGGATGTAATGGCGCTGGTCGCTAATCCACGTTTACGCCACAACCGCTGA
- a CDS encoding ABC transporter permease, translating to MPALKPASILGLLVLSLFILIAIFAPWLAPHAPDQTLGMSWDLPGPDSVLGTDNLGRDLLSRLIWGTRVSLGVTTLAALVAFIVGCTFGFIAGLRGGWLDQVISRCNDIVMAIPTLILALIVLAVLPKTILVLTLVLGLLESTRVLRVARSLAVDIGVMEFVDVARLRGESLGWILGHVILPNALQTLIAEFGLRFIFILLFLSALSFLGLGIQPPTADWGGLARDNKDGILFGVWAALVPGGAIAVLALAVNAVADWLMSGERRVWGKKHE from the coding sequence ATGCCTGCATTAAAACCTGCTTCGATACTTGGCCTGCTGGTGCTGAGCCTGTTTATCCTTATCGCCATTTTTGCTCCGTGGCTGGCTCCGCACGCGCCGGATCAGACCCTCGGCATGTCGTGGGATTTACCGGGTCCTGATTCTGTTCTGGGCACCGATAATCTCGGCCGTGATCTGCTTTCCCGCCTGATCTGGGGCACCCGTGTTTCCCTGGGTGTGACCACACTGGCGGCGCTGGTGGCGTTTATCGTCGGTTGTACGTTCGGGTTTATTGCCGGACTGCGTGGCGGCTGGCTGGATCAGGTGATTTCCCGCTGCAACGATATCGTGATGGCTATCCCGACGCTGATCCTGGCGCTGATCGTGCTGGCTGTTTTGCCGAAAACCATTCTGGTGCTGACGCTGGTACTTGGCCTGCTGGAATCGACCCGTGTGCTGCGCGTGGCACGCTCCCTCGCGGTGGATATCGGTGTGATGGAGTTTGTCGACGTGGCGCGGTTGCGCGGTGAAAGTCTCGGCTGGATCCTCGGGCATGTGATTTTACCCAATGCGCTCCAGACGCTGATTGCCGAATTCGGCCTGCGTTTTATTTTTATTCTGCTGTTTCTCTCGGCGCTGTCATTCCTCGGACTGGGTATTCAGCCACCGACCGCTGACTGGGGCGGGCTGGCGCGCGATAATAAAGACGGTATTTTGTTTGGCGTCTGGGCGGCGCTGGTGCCAGGGGGCGCAATCGCGGTACTGGCACTGGCAGTCAACGCTGTGGCGGACTGGCTGATGAGCGGCGAGCGTCGTGTGTGGGGAAAAAAGCATGAATGA
- a CDS encoding ABC transporter ATP-binding protein, with amino-acid sequence MNEHVLNVENLCVVSQGKNPRTLVDCVSFTVKRGEVLGLIGESGAGKSTIGLAILGHCRQGMRIHSGKIAFSGRELTSLSERQLRQVRGRQIAYVAQSAGAAFNPAITLGEQVIEAALKHNVYPRQQAQAKAIALFEQLGLPDPQAFYQRYPHQVSGGQLQRAMIAMALCAGPELLIFDEPTTALDVTTQLGVLKAISDVIRLSGVAAIYISHDLAVVAQISDHIMVLQHGKTVEQAETAQLLSQPQQDYTRRLLHAQGGNKTPQTGPAPVALDISNISARYHAQPVLQNISLSLPRGRTLAVIGESGSGKSTLGKVICGLLTQESGEISLNQQVLPASLRQRSRVQLRDVQLIHQIPDTALDPKERIGGQISRVLACFTTLNRSQREARVSELLAQVGLHAELAARFPAALSGGQKQRVCIARALAAEPKIIVCDEPTSALDPLVARDVLALLRQIQQETGISYLFITHDLQVVREIADEVAVLKQGVIVRQGPVASALAEPLDDYTRELLRSVPEMRVGWLEEMFA; translated from the coding sequence ATGAATGAGCACGTACTGAATGTCGAAAACCTGTGTGTGGTGTCGCAGGGTAAAAATCCGCGCACGCTGGTGGATTGCGTCTCTTTCACCGTGAAGCGCGGCGAAGTGCTGGGTCTGATCGGCGAATCGGGCGCAGGCAAATCCACCATCGGGCTGGCCATTCTCGGGCATTGCCGTCAGGGGATGCGCATTCATTCCGGCAAAATTGCGTTCAGCGGGCGGGAACTGACTTCGCTTTCTGAGCGCCAGTTGCGTCAGGTGCGTGGCAGACAGATTGCTTATGTCGCGCAGTCTGCCGGAGCGGCGTTTAATCCGGCGATCACTCTCGGCGAGCAGGTCATTGAGGCGGCGCTGAAACACAATGTGTATCCCCGCCAGCAGGCGCAGGCCAAAGCCATTGCTCTGTTTGAACAGCTCGGCCTGCCGGATCCACAGGCGTTTTATCAGCGTTATCCGCATCAGGTCTCCGGCGGACAGTTACAGCGCGCGATGATTGCCATGGCGCTGTGTGCCGGGCCTGAATTGTTGATTTTCGATGAGCCGACCACTGCGCTGGATGTCACCACCCAGCTCGGCGTGCTGAAAGCCATCAGCGATGTGATCCGCCTTTCCGGCGTCGCGGCGATTTACATCAGCCATGATCTGGCGGTCGTGGCGCAGATAAGCGATCACATCATGGTGTTGCAGCATGGTAAAACTGTTGAACAGGCGGAAACGGCGCAATTGCTGAGCCAGCCACAACAGGATTACACCCGCCGTTTGCTGCACGCGCAGGGCGGGAACAAAACGCCGCAAACGGGCCCTGCACCCGTCGCGCTGGATATCAGTAACATCAGTGCGCGCTATCATGCACAGCCGGTACTGCAAAATATTTCGCTGAGTTTGCCGCGCGGGCGCACGCTGGCGGTGATCGGTGAGTCCGGTTCGGGGAAATCGACGCTCGGTAAAGTGATTTGCGGGCTGCTTACGCAGGAAAGCGGGGAAATCAGCCTGAATCAGCAAGTATTACCCGCCAGTTTGCGCCAGCGCAGCCGCGTCCAGTTGCGCGATGTACAACTGATCCATCAGATCCCCGACACGGCGCTGGATCCGAAAGAGCGCATTGGCGGTCAGATTTCCCGTGTACTGGCCTGCTTTACCACCCTGAACCGCAGCCAGCGCGAGGCCCGGGTGAGTGAATTGCTGGCGCAGGTCGGATTACATGCCGAACTGGCGGCGCGTTTCCCCGCCGCACTTTCGGGCGGGCAAAAACAGCGTGTGTGTATTGCGCGGGCGCTGGCGGCGGAGCCAAAAATTATCGTTTGCGATGAACCCACCTCAGCGCTCGACCCGTTAGTCGCCCGTGATGTGCTGGCGTTACTGCGCCAGATCCAGCAGGAAACCGGCATTTCTTACCTGTTTATTACCCACGATTTGCAGGTAGTGCGTGAAATTGCCGATGAGGTCGCGGTGCTCAAACAGGGCGTGATTGTGCGTCAGGGACCGGTCGCCTCCGCACTGGCCGAACCGCTGGATGATTACACCCGCGAGTTGCTGCGATCCGTGCCTGAAATGCGGGTTGGCTGGCTTGAGGAAATGTTTGCCTGA